Proteins from a single region of Chanodichthys erythropterus isolate Z2021 chromosome 13, ASM2448905v1, whole genome shotgun sequence:
- the LOC137034906 gene encoding active breakpoint cluster region-related protein-like — MTEIVVTDCNLNSVCERVERHCCVDDPSAIKKHTNSGAKLWGRVRSKLLRQKLDPQTVQSKNWHMDVIEMNGIKVEFSMKFTSRDLSLKRTPSKKQSGVFGVKISVVTKRERSKVPYIVRQCIEEVEKRGIDEVGIYRISGVATDIQALKAAFDANTKDILMMLSDMDINAIAGTLKLYFRELPEPLLTDRLYPAFMEGIALSDPAAKENCMMHLLRSLPDPNLITFLTLLEHLKRVAEKEPVNKMSLHNLATVFGPTLLRPSESESSKAHITLASDIWSHDVMAQVQVLLYYLQHPPISFAELKKNTLYFSTDV, encoded by the exons ATGACCGAGATTGTGGTGACGGACTGTAATCTGAACTCAGTGTGTGAGCGCGTGGAGCGGCACTGCTGCGTGGACGATCCTTCAGCCATCAAAAAACACACCAACAGCGGCGCCAAACTGTGGGGCCGTGTGCGCAGTAAACTGCTCCGGCAAAAG CTGGACCCACAGACTGTGCAGTCCAAAAACTGGCATATGGACGTCATAGAAATGAATGGG ATTAAAGTGGAGTTTTCCATGAAGTTTACAAGTCGGGACTTAAGTTTGAAGCGGACACCATCAAAGAAACAGAGTGGCGTGTTTGGGGTCAAAATTAGTGTGGTAACAAA GCGAGAACGATCCAAGGTGCCTTACATTGTGCGGCAGTGCATTGAGGAGGTGGAGAAGAGAGGTATTGATGAAGTGGGCATTTACAGGATCTCTGGAGTGGCCACAGACATCCAGGCTCTCAAAGCTGCGTTTGACGCCA atacCAAAGATATCCTGATGATGCTAAGTGATATGGACATTAATGCTATAGCAGGGACACTGAAATTGTATTTCAGGGAGCTGCCAGAACCTCTTCTCACAGACCGGCTGTACCCAGCCTTCATGGAGGGCATTG CTCTATCAGATCCTGCAGCAAAAGAAAACTGCATGATGCATCTGCTGAGGTCACTTCCAGACCCGAATCTCATCACATTCCTCACCCTACTGGAACACCTGAAGAG GGTGGCAGAGAAGGAACCGGTCAATAAGATGTCTCTGCATAATTTGGCCACAGTGTTTGGCCCCACTCTGCTGAGACCCTCAGAGTCAGAGAGCAGTAAGGCCCACATCACGCTGGCCTCTGACATCTGGTCACATGATGTCATGGCACAG GTTCAGGTATTGCTGTACTACCTGCAGCATCCACCCATATCCTTCGCTGAGCTGAAGAAGAATACACTCTATTTCTCAACTGACGTCTAA